GGGGTTTGTGTCGGGGCGGATTTCGCCCTCCCTCTTTTCGGTGCACCTGCCTAGCCCGAAAACATCGCTCCAGAAATATTCAACGTAATTCTCGAACATGGAAATTTTTTGGGAAATGTTCCAGCCCAGGATGTTCTCACGGACTTGGGCCAACTCGACTTCGAAGGCGTTATCTGCGGATTGGGCCCGTTCCAGGGAGTCGTTCCAGACGCCGTCCTCTTCGATGTCCTTGGCTAGGTCTGCCAGGGAAAGGGAGAATTCGCCTTCGCTCCTGCCGGCCTGCATGATGATGGAGATGGTGAGCAGAACGGCATCGCCGTCGGCATTTCCGAATATGTCCAGATCCTCCACGCTTTCGCCCGCAAAGTCCTCGGCAAAGGCTTCGAAGATTTCCTGGTCCGCAATTTTCTTGGCTTGCTTTACGGTCATGTCCTCGTTTTGCGCAAGCCATAGCGCCCGCTCGTATTCCAGGTGGGTGAGCAGGTTGATGTTCACGTTGTCGCGGTCCGAAAGGTCGGAGATGGCGTTTAGGGTAATCTGGCTTGCAGATACCTTTCCCGTTACTTCGTTGCGGTAGAACCCGTCGACACGCAACAGGGCGTACTGCGACGCCAGTTCGATTTTGGAGATGGCGAAGGTGCCCATGTCTTCCGATATTCTGCCCAAGAAACTCTTTCCCGTCTGGGCACGGGTTTCAAAGTTCAGTTCGTACAGGGTCACGCTGGAACCCTTCACAAACGGCCCCTTTTGGGACACGCCCGCAATGTCCTTGTTCTCGATGGCGATGGAGTTTTCGGCTTCCGAGGTGCCGCCCGCGTTCTTGTCTTTGTCGGAACAGGCGACAACAAACAGGAGCAGGTAAACCAGAAGGGCGACGAATCTCAGGTACATTTTACGAATCCTTGTTGGGATGTTTCTTTTGCATTGCGGGCGGAATTTTCTGGGAAAGGGGGAACAGCTGCAGGTTCAGTTCGTAGACCCGCTCTGTCCCCTGGTCTTTGGCTGCAATATCCACCACCTTGCGTCGAAAGTTCTGCATCTCGGCAACGATATCTTCGTACGCCCCTTCGGTAAGCCCCAGGGTAATGGTGGAAAAGTTCCGCTCCGAAACGGGAACGCTGTCCAGGGATTCCACGGCCAGGTTCCCCATTTGCCGGTGAAGGTTCCGCACCGCCATCACCGAAGAGGGGAGCGTCCCCGTAGAAATAGACTTGCGGCCCTGCGTGTATTGCCCCTTTCTGGTGGACTTGCGCAGGAGTTTGCTGCGGGTCAAGAACTTGAGGCTTTGGGCGACGGCGTCTGCGCTGACCTCCGGAAAACAGAGCTTGGCGAGCCCCTTCGGGCTTGCCGAATCTACGGATGCGGCAAGTTCCCGTATGGCCGAATTTAGCCAGTTGGAGTAGTATTCGAAAAACGCCCTTTCGAGAACGCCGACCCTGTTGCTCAGAATGATTTCTTGCAGGCTATTAAAAATCTCTGTTTTTGTTTTGGCATCCTTTGCCTGGTCATAGGCTACCAGGAGTACAAAAAAGTCGCTTTCGAATCCGGAAAGGCCCATGGCGCTTGCAACGCGGACTCTGGCT
The sequence above is drawn from the Fibrobacter sp. genome and encodes:
- a CDS encoding TIGR02147 family protein, which encodes MKSIYEYKDFRKYMADYYAEQKKIAGFSWRSFAKAAKFSSPVYLKLVCEGKSGLSKKARVRVASAMGLSGFESDFFVLLVAYDQAKDAKTKTEIFNSLQEIILSNRVGVLERAFFEYYSNWLNSAIRELAASVDSASPKGLAKLCFPEVSADAVAQSLKFLTRSKLLRKSTRKGQYTQGRKSISTGTLPSSVMAVRNLHRQMGNLAVESLDSVPVSERNFSTITLGLTEGAYEDIVAEMQNFRRKVVDIAAKDQGTERVYELNLQLFPLSQKIPPAMQKKHPNKDS